From a single Rutidosis leptorrhynchoides isolate AG116_Rl617_1_P2 chromosome 5, CSIRO_AGI_Rlap_v1, whole genome shotgun sequence genomic region:
- the LOC139849842 gene encoding geraniol 8-hydroxylase-like has translation MELVYLVLSSIIFFLFFIRILDLYCKRRMPPGPTGLPIIGNLLDVGPKPHESLAKLAEKYGPLMTIRLGSVTSVIASTPDAAREILQRNDEFCSGRNIPDAVTVLETHKVAMAWISPNEEWRTIRKALNIFLTHQHKLDTLRDLRQNVVSGMVDFLCNSGKTNVDIGKLAFAVALNMMSNTILSQNVTTYESEDIGGFKTAVKTIMLTNGKFNIADIFPILKPLDPQNIRGQSKTGYDWLHKMTRGFIDDRLKHRESKLSRFGDMLDSLLDYAEDHESDFKLLHVQTLLMELFLAGTETSSNTTEWAMTELLLNPDIFSKLRDEVTTIVDKDGIIQEAKILELPYLHAVIKETMRLHLSVPLLIPHKTDAQVKLNNYIVPKDTQIMINAWAIARDPKYWDNPLMFNPERFMGSELDYKGQNFEFLPFGSGRRMCPGIPLAYRVVSLMVASLVYHFDWKLPYPKEEMDMSDIFGLTLLRATPLLAAPIPTHIAEWVDSGEKRNI, from the exons ATGGAGCTTGTATATCTAGTTCTATCTTCCATTATTTTCTTCCTTTTCTTCATCCGTATACTTGACCTCTACTGTAAAAGACGAATGCCGCCCGGCCCTACTGGCCTTCCCATCATCGGAAACTTACTAGATGTCGGtccaaaaccacacgagtcattagcCAAACTAGCTGAAAAATACGGTCCACTTATGACCATCCGCTTAGGCAGCGTCACCAGTGTGATAGCATCCACACCAGACGCTGCTAGAGAAATTCTCCAAAGAAATGACGAGTTCTGCTCTGGGCGTAATATCCCAGACGCAGTCACCGTTTTAGAAACTCATAAAGTGGCAATGGCGTGGATTTCACCAAATGAAGAATGGCGTACTATTCGAAAAGCACTCAACATTTTCCTCACCCACCAACATAAGCTCGATACACTTCGTGACCTTAGACAAAATGTAGTAAGTGGAATGGTTGACTTTCTTTGTAACTCTGGGAAAACGAATGTTGACATAGGGAAGTTAGCATTCGCAGTGGCATTAAATATGATGTCAAACACGATTCTTTCACAAAATGTGACAACCTACGAATCTGAAGATATCGGTGGGTTTAAAACGGCGGTGAAGACAATAATGCTTACAAACGGGAAGTTCAATATAGCAGACATATTTCCAATTTTAAAGCCGTTAGATCCTCAAAACATACGAGGTCAATCGAAAACAGGCTATGATTGGTTACATAAGATGACTCGAGGTTTCATTGATGACAGGCTAAAGCATCGAGAATCAAAGCTTTCGAGGTTTGGTGATATGTTAGATTCACTGTTAGATTACGCTGAGGATCATGAATCAGACTTCAAACTCCTACACGTTCAGACTCTACTTatg GAATTGTTTCTAGCAGGAACAGAAACGAGCTCAAACACAACGGAATGGGCAATGACTGAATTATTACTTAACCCCGATATCTTTTCAAAACTCCGCGATGAAGTAACAACGATAGTAGACAAAGACGGAATAATCCAAGAAGCAAAAATCCTAGAATTACCTTATCTACATGCCGTTATCAAAGAAACAATGAGACTTCATTTATCTGTACCATTGTTAATTCCTCATAAAACAGATGCCCAAGtaaaacttaataattatatagtacCAAAAGATACACAAATAATGATAAACGCATGGGCCATTGCACGTGACCCGAAATATTGGGATAACCCATTGATGTTCAATCCAGAGAGGTTTATGGGAAGCGAGTTGGACTACAAGGGTCAAAATTTTGAGTTTCTACCATTCGGGTCAGGCAGAAGGATGTGTCCCGGAATACCGTTGGCTTATCGGGTTGTGAGCTTAATGGTGGCATCACTCGTGTATCATTTTGATTGGAAGCTTCCATATCCGAAAGAAGAAATGGACATGAGTGACATTTTTGGTCTTACATTGCTTAGGGCAACACCTCTTCTCGCTGCTCCGATTCCGACTCATATAGCTGAGTGGGTAGACTCTGGTGAAAAGAGGAACATATGA